A window of the Amycolatopsis solani genome harbors these coding sequences:
- a CDS encoding decaprenyl-phosphate phosphoribosyltransferase, protein MSETTEQRPGEETAVTPEAPETVESAEAPAATATGGRFGLVGGVIKTARPRQWVKNVLVFAAPFFAFSKSTDRTGLLLDAIVAFVAFSLVASSVYLINDAIDVEADRAHPTKRNRPIAAGIVPVPVAYGAAVVFFLAGLGVSFFASWQLAVVLAVYEAVQLGYCFGLKHQPVVDLAIVGSGFLMRSIAGGVAGGIALSQWFLLVTAFGSLFMVAGKRYAEIMLFERTGAKIRSSLKKYSASYLRFVWATSAAILIMSYCLWAFEIRQTEHNSVWALISMVPFVVAVLRYAVDVDGGIAGEPEEIALKDRILQVLGATWVVTLFLSFYL, encoded by the coding sequence ATGAGCGAAACGACCGAGCAGCGCCCCGGCGAAGAAACGGCCGTGACTCCTGAGGCTCCCGAGACGGTGGAGTCCGCGGAGGCACCGGCGGCGACCGCGACAGGCGGCCGCTTCGGCCTGGTCGGCGGCGTCATCAAGACGGCGCGGCCGCGGCAGTGGGTGAAGAACGTCCTGGTCTTCGCGGCCCCGTTCTTCGCGTTCTCGAAGTCGACCGACCGCACGGGCCTGCTGCTCGACGCGATCGTCGCCTTCGTGGCGTTTTCCCTGGTGGCGAGCTCGGTCTACCTGATCAACGACGCGATCGACGTCGAGGCCGACCGGGCCCACCCGACCAAGCGCAACCGGCCCATCGCGGCCGGCATCGTGCCCGTCCCCGTCGCGTACGGGGCCGCGGTCGTGTTCTTCCTGGCCGGCCTCGGCGTGTCGTTCTTCGCGAGCTGGCAGCTCGCGGTCGTGCTGGCGGTCTACGAAGCCGTCCAGCTCGGCTACTGCTTCGGCCTCAAGCACCAGCCGGTGGTCGACCTGGCCATCGTCGGCTCGGGCTTCCTGATGCGCTCGATCGCCGGCGGTGTCGCGGGCGGCATCGCGCTGTCCCAGTGGTTCCTGCTGGTCACGGCGTTCGGCTCGCTGTTCATGGTGGCCGGCAAGCGCTACGCGGAGATCATGCTGTTCGAGCGGACGGGCGCGAAGATCCGCTCGTCGCTGAAGAAGTATTCGGCCAGCTACCTGCGGTTCGTGTGGGCGACCTCGGCGGCGATCCTGATCATGTCGTACTGCCTCTGGGCGTTCGAGATCCGCCAGACCGAGCACAACTCGGTGTGGGCGCTCATCTCGATGGTCCCGTTCGTGGTGGCGGTCCTGCGCTACGCGGTCGACGTCGACGGCGGCATCGCGGGCGAGCCCGAGGAGATCGCGCTCAAGGACCGCATCCTGCAGGTCCTCGGCGCGACCTGGGTGGTCACGCTGTTCCTGTCGTTCTACCTGTGA
- a CDS encoding phosphatase PAP2 family protein: MLEKGQPTGEVAVLAKAQGFLKSEASVKAARGMSHFGEHAIGWFGLGILGAVVDKKRRKDWLVASAGVVGAHAASIAVKRVVRRPRPDHPSVEVLVGTPSKLSFPSSHATSTTAAAVLYSGLTGRNLVPALVPPMLASRLVLGVHYPTDVLAGAALGGLVGGLIRRKLKKNP, from the coding sequence ATGCTTGAGAAGGGGCAGCCCACCGGAGAGGTGGCGGTCCTGGCGAAGGCCCAGGGCTTTCTGAAGAGTGAAGCTTCGGTGAAAGCCGCGCGCGGCATGTCCCACTTCGGTGAGCACGCCATCGGCTGGTTCGGCCTGGGGATTCTCGGTGCCGTGGTCGACAAGAAGCGGCGCAAGGACTGGCTGGTCGCCTCGGCCGGTGTCGTCGGCGCGCACGCCGCGTCCATCGCGGTGAAACGCGTGGTCAGGCGGCCCCGACCGGACCACCCGAGCGTCGAGGTACTGGTCGGCACGCCGAGCAAGCTGAGCTTCCCGTCGTCGCACGCGACGTCCACTACGGCGGCGGCGGTGCTCTACTCCGGATTGACCGGGCGTAACCTGGTGCCCGCCCTGGTACCGCCGATGCTGGCCTCGAGGCTCGTGCTCGGCGTTCACTATCCGACAGACGTTTTGGCCGGTGCAGCTCTCGGGGGGCTCGTCGGTGGTCTGATACGACGGAAGCTGAAGAAGAACCCATGA
- the glf gene encoding UDP-galactopyranose mutase yields MSAHTNPAQITEDDFAGYDLVVVGSGFFGLTVAERAATELGKKVLILERRSHLGGNAYSEADPETGIEVHKYGAHLFHTSNKRVWEYVNRFTEFTNYQHRVFARVKDQVYSFPMNLGLINQFFGKSHTPDEARELIAKQASEFETSAAQNLEEKAISLVGRPLYEAFIRGYTAKQWENDPKNLGENIITRLPVRYNFDNRYFNDTYEGLPVNGYTAWLEKMAEHENIEIRLNVDYFDVREHIPAGTPTVYTGPLDRYFGYSAGRFTWRTVDFESEVAETGDFQGTSVVNYNDQEVPYTRIIEFRHFHPERDYPKDKTVIFREFSRFATEEDEPYYPINTPENREKLEAYRELAKVEAREKNVLFGGRLGTYKYLDMHMAIGSALSAFDNKIAPHLTDGAPLDGSLDA; encoded by the coding sequence GTGAGCGCGCACACGAACCCCGCACAGATTACTGAAGACGATTTCGCAGGTTACGACCTCGTCGTCGTCGGGTCCGGTTTCTTCGGCCTGACCGTCGCCGAACGGGCCGCGACGGAGCTGGGCAAGAAGGTCCTCATCCTGGAGCGGCGCAGCCACCTCGGCGGCAACGCGTACTCCGAGGCCGACCCCGAGACCGGGATCGAGGTGCACAAGTACGGCGCGCACCTGTTCCACACCTCGAACAAGCGCGTGTGGGAGTACGTGAACCGCTTCACCGAGTTCACGAACTACCAGCACCGCGTGTTCGCGCGGGTCAAGGACCAGGTCTACTCGTTCCCGATGAACCTGGGCCTGATCAACCAGTTCTTCGGCAAGTCGCACACGCCGGACGAGGCGCGCGAGCTGATCGCGAAGCAGGCGTCCGAGTTCGAGACCTCCGCCGCGCAGAACCTCGAGGAAAAGGCCATCTCGCTGGTCGGCCGTCCCCTCTACGAGGCGTTCATCCGCGGGTACACCGCGAAGCAGTGGGAGAACGACCCCAAGAACCTGGGCGAGAACATCATCACGCGCCTGCCGGTCCGCTACAACTTCGACAACCGGTACTTCAACGACACCTACGAGGGCCTGCCCGTCAACGGGTACACCGCGTGGCTCGAGAAGATGGCCGAGCACGAGAACATCGAGATCCGGCTGAACGTCGACTACTTCGACGTCCGCGAGCACATCCCGGCGGGCACCCCGACCGTCTACACCGGGCCGCTGGACCGCTACTTCGGCTATTCGGCGGGCCGGTTCACCTGGCGCACCGTCGACTTCGAGTCCGAGGTCGCGGAGACCGGCGACTTCCAGGGCACCTCGGTCGTCAACTACAACGACCAGGAAGTGCCCTACACCCGGATCATCGAGTTCCGGCACTTCCACCCGGAGCGCGACTACCCGAAGGACAAGACGGTCATCTTCCGCGAGTTCTCGCGCTTCGCGACCGAGGAAGACGAGCCGTACTACCCGATCAACACGCCGGAGAACCGCGAGAAGCTCGAGGCCTACCGCGAGCTGGCCAAGGTCGAGGCGCGCGAGAAGAACGTGCTGTTCGGCGGCCGCCTCGGCACCTACAAGTACCTCGACATGCACATGGCCATCGGCTCGGCGCTGTCGGCGTTCGACAACAAGATCGCCCCGCACCTGACCGACGGCGCGCCGCTCGACGGGTCCCTCGATGCTTGA
- a CDS encoding DUF6541 family protein, which translates to MPAPEDFLSYFTAVATYLAVLAVPGGVVGWAAGLRGWALAGLAPLLSYAITGLAGPWLAIAHVPYGPPSVAACTLLLAAVLFGLRRLFAARGWSTPGAEEPSVPWTRRAHLAVGACVAIATAVSIAVVVSGRGGTTAVFQRWDTVFHANGIRYIAETGDGSLTGMGTINWYPDGSFYPNAYHLVGALVYQLSGTSIPVTLNAVTMPIAGLFALAFVALVRQLGGRAVFAGSAALVAGGATTGAYESVSSGLLPFALGIVLTPLAVVALQRFVVRPGVDTGAVLALSAAGLLAAHSSALFGAILFAFPLVVQRWYRALRGRRADGVPEGRRAWRVIGGDVLRMVPVMVVAGLLSAPMILGAITFTAGSYPYHAWGSHMPVWKALAMLATFKQVLPVPQIWLTVFLAIGVLTLGALRRMRWLVLSTLGLSALFVVVACFGGEDWVISLSRPWWNDRFRLMALAAIPLCLLAAHGMSETQRWLAKAAGSRAWVRARPWLTGRVGLASAVLLVVAMGVLTGGFYRAANAKTVSLLYYNGLPGEVVPPVSADEIEAMEKLGTLGIPADQKVLNDRLDGTAWMYALTGVHPVAGHYDAGVAPKDAVYLAQHFADFDSDPEVRAAVRRLNIHYVLVGSGTIRRDTPIARGLQHLDGHDFVQPVYRNPGAVIYRIVK; encoded by the coding sequence GTGCCTGCACCCGAGGACTTCCTGAGCTACTTCACCGCCGTGGCCACCTACCTGGCCGTGCTGGCGGTGCCCGGCGGCGTCGTCGGGTGGGCCGCCGGCCTGCGCGGCTGGGCCTTGGCCGGGCTGGCGCCGCTGCTCAGCTACGCCATCACCGGCCTGGCCGGTCCGTGGCTCGCCATCGCGCACGTCCCGTACGGCCCGCCGAGCGTCGCCGCGTGCACCCTGCTGCTCGCCGCCGTGCTCTTCGGCCTGCGCCGGCTGTTCGCCGCGCGCGGCTGGTCGACGCCGGGCGCCGAGGAGCCGTCGGTGCCGTGGACGCGCCGCGCGCACCTGGCCGTCGGCGCCTGCGTCGCGATCGCGACCGCCGTCTCGATCGCCGTCGTGGTCTCCGGCCGCGGCGGGACGACCGCGGTGTTCCAGCGCTGGGACACCGTGTTCCACGCGAACGGCATCCGCTACATCGCGGAGACCGGCGACGGCTCGCTGACCGGCATGGGCACGATCAACTGGTACCCCGACGGCTCCTTCTACCCGAACGCGTACCACCTGGTCGGCGCGCTGGTCTACCAGCTGTCCGGGACGTCGATCCCGGTCACGCTCAACGCCGTGACGATGCCGATCGCCGGGCTGTTCGCGCTGGCGTTCGTCGCGCTGGTGCGCCAGCTCGGCGGCCGCGCGGTGTTCGCCGGCAGCGCCGCGCTGGTCGCGGGCGGCGCGACGACCGGGGCGTACGAGTCGGTGTCGAGCGGGCTGCTGCCGTTCGCGCTCGGCATCGTGCTGACGCCGCTGGCGGTGGTCGCGCTGCAGCGGTTCGTCGTGCGCCCGGGCGTCGACACCGGCGCGGTGCTGGCACTGAGCGCGGCCGGCCTGCTCGCCGCGCACTCGAGCGCGTTGTTCGGGGCGATCCTCTTCGCGTTCCCGCTGGTCGTGCAGCGCTGGTACCGCGCGCTGCGCGGCCGCCGCGCCGACGGCGTCCCCGAGGGACGGCGGGCGTGGCGGGTCATCGGCGGCGACGTGCTGCGGATGGTGCCGGTGATGGTCGTGGCCGGGCTGCTGTCCGCGCCGATGATCCTCGGCGCGATCACGTTCACGGCCGGGTCGTACCCGTACCACGCGTGGGGCTCGCACATGCCGGTGTGGAAGGCGCTGGCCATGCTGGCGACGTTCAAGCAGGTGCTGCCGGTCCCGCAGATCTGGCTGACGGTGTTCCTCGCGATCGGCGTGCTGACGCTGGGCGCGCTGCGCCGGATGCGCTGGCTCGTGCTCTCGACGCTCGGGCTGTCCGCGCTGTTCGTGGTCGTCGCCTGCTTCGGCGGCGAAGACTGGGTGATCAGCCTGTCGCGCCCCTGGTGGAACGACCGGTTCCGGCTGATGGCGCTGGCCGCGATCCCGCTGTGCCTGCTCGCCGCGCACGGCATGAGCGAGACCCAGCGGTGGCTGGCGAAGGCCGCCGGAAGCCGCGCGTGGGTGCGGGCGCGGCCGTGGCTGACCGGCCGCGTCGGGCTGGCGTCGGCGGTGCTGCTGGTCGTCGCGATGGGCGTCCTGACCGGCGGGTTCTACCGCGCGGCCAACGCCAAGACGGTGTCGCTGCTCTACTACAACGGCCTGCCCGGCGAGGTGGTCCCGCCGGTGAGCGCGGACGAGATCGAGGCGATGGAGAAGCTGGGCACGCTCGGCATCCCGGCCGACCAGAAGGTGCTCAACGACCGCCTCGACGGCACGGCCTGGATGTACGCGCTGACCGGCGTGCACCCGGTGGCCGGCCACTACGACGCCGGCGTCGCCCCCAAGGACGCGGTGTACCTGGCCCAGCACTTCGCGGACTTCGACAGCGACCCGGAGGTGCGCGCGGCGGTCCGCCGGCTGAACATCCACTACGTGCTGGTGGGCAGCGGCACCATCCGCCGCGACACCCCGATCGCGCGGGGCCTGCAGCACCTGGACGGGCACGACTTCGTGCAGCCGGTGTACCGCAACCCGGGCGCCGTGATCTACCGGATCGTGAAGTAG
- a CDS encoding LLM class flavin-dependent oxidoreductase produces the protein MRAGIVILPEDRWWAAEPKWRAAEEYGFDHAWTYDHLGWRNLVDGPWFSAVPTLTAAAMVTSRIRLGTFVASPVARHPVPFTRELITLDDVSDGRFVLGVGAGVDHLHYDGAVLAAPELTPKQRADRFTEFVEALDGLLMTDKFDFDGEYYRAREARNLPGPVQRPRLPFVVAANGPRTMTLAARFGAGWVTTGKGGATVDEWWAGIKELTDVFDQRLDAVGRDRASVQRHLSLDSSPVFSLSSVEAFRDAVGRARELGFTDVISHWPRSSTPYEGREAVLEQVASEVLPELH, from the coding sequence GTGCGAGCAGGCATCGTCATTCTTCCGGAAGATCGTTGGTGGGCCGCCGAGCCGAAGTGGCGCGCCGCCGAGGAGTACGGCTTCGACCACGCGTGGACCTACGACCACTTGGGCTGGCGCAACCTCGTCGACGGCCCGTGGTTCTCCGCGGTCCCGACCCTGACCGCGGCGGCGATGGTGACGTCCCGCATCCGCCTCGGCACGTTCGTGGCGTCGCCGGTCGCCCGGCACCCCGTGCCGTTCACGCGCGAACTGATCACCCTCGACGACGTCTCCGACGGCCGCTTCGTCCTCGGCGTCGGCGCGGGCGTCGACCACCTCCACTACGACGGCGCGGTCCTCGCCGCCCCCGAGCTGACGCCGAAACAGCGTGCCGACCGCTTCACCGAGTTCGTCGAGGCGCTCGACGGGCTGCTGATGACCGACAAGTTCGACTTCGACGGCGAGTACTACCGCGCCCGCGAGGCCCGCAACCTGCCCGGCCCGGTCCAGCGCCCCCGCCTGCCGTTCGTCGTCGCGGCGAACGGCCCGCGCACGATGACGCTGGCCGCCCGCTTCGGCGCCGGCTGGGTGACGACGGGCAAGGGCGGCGCGACCGTCGACGAGTGGTGGGCGGGGATCAAGGAGCTCACCGACGTCTTCGACCAGCGGCTCGACGCCGTCGGCCGCGACCGCGCGAGCGTCCAGCGGCACCTGAGCTTGGACTCGTCCCCGGTGTTCTCGCTGAGCAGCGTGGAGGCGTTCCGCGACGCGGTGGGCCGGGCGCGGGAGCTGGGCTTCACGGACGTGATCTCGCACTGGCCGAGGTCGTCGACGCCGTACGAGGGCCGCGAGGCGGTCCTGGAGCAGGTCGCGAGCGAGGTCCTGCCCGAGCTGCACTAG
- a CDS encoding HAD family hydrolase, with product MIASDVDGTLLGPSESLSARTIATVRRAVDAGVPFVLASGRPPRWIAPIAKPLELTGYAVCANGAVLYDCGREEILEVHGLLAPTLLHDIAHALDKALPGCRLASERVSTGAVDHDMRNFVIEPDYHNPWGDGEGRTGPRAEVLGQPAIKLLVSHRGMTSEEMAEAIDALFDREVDVTYSSSGGLVELSAHGITKATGLADLAERLGVDPERVIAFGDMPNDVEMLRWAGHGVAMENGHPQVLAVADEITGPAGEDGVAQVLERWF from the coding sequence TTGATCGCGTCCGACGTCGACGGCACCCTGCTCGGCCCCTCCGAAAGCCTCAGCGCGCGCACCATCGCGACCGTTCGCCGGGCGGTCGACGCGGGGGTGCCGTTCGTGCTGGCCAGTGGCCGTCCGCCCCGGTGGATCGCTCCGATCGCGAAGCCGCTCGAGCTGACCGGCTACGCCGTGTGCGCGAACGGCGCGGTGCTCTACGACTGCGGCCGCGAGGAGATCCTCGAGGTGCACGGCCTGCTCGCGCCCACGTTGCTGCACGACATCGCGCACGCCCTCGACAAGGCGCTGCCCGGCTGCCGGCTGGCCAGCGAGCGCGTCAGCACCGGCGCGGTCGACCACGACATGCGCAACTTCGTGATCGAGCCGGACTACCACAACCCGTGGGGCGACGGCGAAGGCCGGACCGGGCCGCGGGCCGAGGTGCTCGGGCAACCGGCGATCAAGCTGCTGGTCAGCCACCGCGGGATGACGTCCGAGGAGATGGCCGAGGCGATCGACGCGCTGTTCGACCGCGAGGTCGACGTCACGTACTCGTCGTCGGGCGGCCTGGTGGAGCTGTCGGCGCACGGCATCACGAAGGCGACCGGCCTGGCCGACCTCGCCGAGCGCCTGGGCGTCGATCCGGAACGGGTGATCGCGTTCGGCGACATGCCCAACGACGTCGAGATGCTGCGCTGGGCCGGCCACGGCGTCGCAATGGAGAACGGGCACCCGCAGGTGCTCGCGGTGGCCGACGAGATCACCGGGCCGGCCGGCGAGGACGGCGTTGCACAGGTCCTGGAGCGCTGGTTCTAG
- a CDS encoding lysophospholipid acyltransferase family protein produces MADFVYPPVIAAARTMFRVLDNRIRVEGAEHIPRRGGAVIACNHVSYLDFIFCGLGARPAKRLTRFMAKKEIFDNKIAGPLMRGMHHISVDRSAGLASYREALAKLQAGEVVGVFPEATISRSFTVKEIKSGAVRMAAATNVPVVPMALWGTQRLWTKGRPKDLTRRHVPISILIGEPLHPAKGDDWDVVTKELRTRMSALLDRAQAEYPEQPASDEERWWLPAHLGGTAPTPAEAAELDNR; encoded by the coding sequence ATGGCTGACTTCGTTTACCCGCCCGTGATCGCCGCGGCCCGGACGATGTTCCGGGTTCTCGACAACCGCATCCGGGTCGAGGGCGCGGAGCACATCCCGCGCCGCGGTGGCGCGGTCATCGCGTGCAACCACGTCAGCTACCTGGACTTCATCTTCTGCGGCCTCGGCGCGCGCCCGGCCAAGCGGCTGACGCGGTTCATGGCGAAGAAGGAGATCTTCGACAACAAGATCGCCGGGCCGCTGATGCGCGGGATGCACCACATCTCCGTCGACCGCTCCGCCGGGCTCGCCTCCTACCGCGAAGCGCTCGCGAAGCTGCAGGCCGGCGAGGTCGTGGGGGTCTTCCCGGAGGCGACGATCAGCCGCTCGTTCACCGTCAAGGAGATCAAGTCGGGCGCCGTCCGGATGGCCGCGGCGACCAACGTGCCGGTCGTCCCGATGGCGCTGTGGGGCACCCAGCGGCTCTGGACGAAGGGCCGCCCCAAGGACCTGACCCGCCGCCACGTGCCGATCTCGATCCTCATCGGCGAGCCGCTGCACCCGGCCAAGGGCGACGACTGGGACGTCGTGACGAAGGAGCTGCGCACCCGGATGAGCGCGCTGCTCGACCGCGCCCAGGCCGAGTACCCGGAGCAGCCGGCGTCCGACGAGGAACGCTGGTGGCTCCCCGCCCACCTGGGCGGCACGGCCCCGACCCCGGCCGAAGCGGCCGAGCTGGACAACCGCTAG
- the wsfD gene encoding glycan biosynthesis hexose transferase WsfD yields the protein MKLEAPERRLPAEARLGIGVFGASLALLVVRFLVPRPIAMSNNGDGGRVLCGAGITWKGLPEPFVHLAYTPAPGTPPCRPTYLLTQSWLADLAVRIGGLIGLHGTLSLVVLGLLSSVVAAAAVTAIVLGLPYARRVRLAVAAGLLLVVADSAFFGYFAAILGEGAAFLGLLLAVGGLLLTAREGRWSHAGMAVTFAGGVLVVNAKVQTLIILPILALAVLLVRPGTLRGAKRWASAVLVIGAIGVVTLSAQQSVEPALAPDGTYSEFPGDDSREINMFNSIFLNIVDGRHDTAADLAALGLPPSFAQYAGNGWWHPHPARIDPLYPRYRELMSRPNVLAYFATHPGRTLEVLNRAATDQLTARPDYLGSFDQEAGFAPHAQEHRVPVVSWLTGLLAPLGLFALVPIWLFVLVRAWFRRQSAMGVVPAFLLAVSLTQFGTAALGDGIEGVKHQSVALFALLLAVVLAVCPSPLNSRPQPTVA from the coding sequence GTGAAGCTCGAGGCCCCGGAACGGCGGCTGCCCGCCGAGGCGCGGCTCGGGATCGGGGTGTTCGGCGCGTCGCTCGCCCTGCTCGTGGTGCGGTTCCTGGTGCCGCGCCCGATCGCGATGTCCAACAACGGCGACGGCGGCCGCGTGCTGTGCGGCGCCGGGATCACCTGGAAGGGCCTGCCCGAGCCGTTCGTCCACCTCGCCTACACGCCCGCGCCGGGGACGCCGCCGTGCCGGCCGACGTACCTGCTCACGCAGAGCTGGCTCGCGGACCTGGCGGTCCGGATCGGCGGGCTGATCGGCCTCCACGGCACGTTGAGCCTGGTGGTGCTGGGCCTGCTGAGCAGCGTCGTCGCCGCGGCCGCCGTGACGGCGATCGTGCTCGGCCTGCCGTACGCGCGGCGCGTGCGGCTCGCGGTGGCGGCCGGGCTGCTGCTGGTCGTCGCCGACTCGGCGTTCTTCGGGTACTTCGCGGCGATCCTCGGCGAGGGTGCGGCCTTCCTCGGCCTGCTGCTCGCCGTCGGCGGCCTGCTGCTGACCGCGCGCGAGGGCCGGTGGAGCCACGCGGGCATGGCGGTCACGTTCGCCGGCGGCGTCCTGGTGGTCAACGCCAAGGTCCAGACGCTGATCATCCTGCCGATCCTCGCGCTCGCGGTGCTGCTGGTCCGGCCGGGCACGCTGCGCGGGGCCAAGCGGTGGGCGTCGGCGGTGCTGGTCATCGGCGCGATCGGGGTCGTCACGCTGTCGGCGCAGCAGAGCGTCGAACCCGCGCTCGCCCCCGACGGGACGTACAGCGAGTTCCCCGGGGACGACTCGCGCGAAATCAACATGTTCAACTCGATCTTCCTGAACATCGTCGACGGCAGGCACGACACCGCGGCCGACCTCGCCGCGCTGGGCCTGCCGCCGTCGTTCGCGCAGTACGCGGGCAACGGCTGGTGGCACCCGCACCCGGCCCGGATCGACCCGCTCTACCCGCGCTACCGCGAGCTGATGAGCCGTCCGAACGTCCTCGCCTACTTCGCGACCCACCCGGGCCGCACCCTCGAAGTCCTGAACCGGGCCGCGACCGACCAGCTCACCGCGCGGCCGGACTACCTCGGCAGCTTCGACCAGGAGGCCGGCTTCGCGCCGCACGCGCAGGAGCACCGGGTGCCGGTCGTGTCGTGGCTGACCGGCCTGCTCGCCCCGCTCGGGCTGTTCGCTCTGGTGCCGATCTGGCTGTTCGTCCTCGTCCGGGCCTGGTTCCGCCGGCAGAGCGCGATGGGTGTCGTGCCGGCGTTCCTGCTCGCCGTCTCGCTGACGCAGTTCGGCACCGCCGCGCTGGGCGACGGCATCGAGGGCGTCAAGCACCAGTCGGTCGCGTTGTTCGCGCTCCTGCTGGCCGTGGTGCTGGCCGTGTGTCCTTCGCCGCTGAACAGCCGGCCACAACCTACGGTCGCGTAA
- a CDS encoding DUF6541 family protein: protein MLSVSAAIVVLAVPGLLTGLAAGLRGWALAGLAPLLSYAIGGLAGPWTAALGLPFNAWTYAAAAVVFAAIAFGARKLAVRRRPPEPEPGVWARRGHLAVVACLLVAAATGLTAALLGMGRLGALPQGFDAVYHGNAVRYIADTGDGGLFGTSQMNWYGDAAPVFYPNGYHLLASVTYRLSGASIPETLDANTVLLPGLLALSLVTLVREFRGRAVLAGAVALTAVAPVMGVYESMDRGPLLPFALGVALTPLAAVALHRYLERPAPDTGLVLVLAAVGLLCVHSSTLFGGILFAGPLLVQRWLTGEPSRWRRLGRDLLALLPIAVASLVVAWLQLSGALGLATGAVPYYGWPSEYRASTALGALLGFQHFEPHPQVWLSVALFLGIVFFARAGALRWIGLTAAVTGLAYIAVASSNAPLVMALSRPWWDDPYRFFSMAAIPLSVLAAHGLASTQAWLRDRLPARIPAAAVAAVVLLGFVLLSNGLYVRSNGDRVYTGYQAADPAKLRTTPGEIAAMGELGRLARPGEWAMNDRFDGTAWTYALSGIRTVAGHFDETLPPKDAQLLADRFHDYPTDPDVRAAVRRLNIHWVILGKPSTEPGKPYQPGLLGLAGAPFLQEAFRNADAVIYRLVA, encoded by the coding sequence GTGCTTTCCGTCAGCGCCGCCATTGTCGTCCTAGCCGTTCCCGGTCTGCTGACCGGTCTCGCCGCGGGTTTGCGCGGCTGGGCGCTCGCCGGCCTGGCGCCGTTGCTGAGCTACGCGATCGGCGGGCTGGCCGGGCCGTGGACCGCCGCGCTGGGGTTACCGTTCAACGCGTGGACGTACGCCGCGGCGGCGGTCGTGTTCGCGGCGATCGCGTTCGGGGCCCGGAAACTGGCGGTGCGCCGCCGCCCGCCGGAGCCGGAGCCCGGGGTGTGGGCACGCCGCGGGCACCTCGCGGTGGTGGCGTGCCTGCTCGTCGCGGCCGCCACCGGCCTGACCGCGGCCCTGCTCGGGATGGGACGGCTGGGCGCGCTGCCGCAGGGGTTCGACGCGGTCTACCACGGCAACGCGGTCCGCTACATCGCCGACACCGGCGACGGCGGCCTGTTCGGCACCAGCCAGATGAACTGGTACGGCGACGCGGCGCCGGTGTTCTACCCGAACGGCTACCACCTGCTGGCCTCGGTGACGTACCGGCTGAGCGGGGCGTCGATCCCGGAGACACTGGACGCGAACACCGTGCTCCTGCCGGGCTTGCTCGCGTTGTCGCTGGTCACGCTGGTGCGCGAGTTCCGCGGCCGCGCGGTGCTGGCCGGCGCGGTGGCGCTGACGGCGGTGGCGCCGGTGATGGGCGTGTACGAGTCGATGGATCGCGGCCCGCTGCTGCCGTTCGCGCTGGGGGTGGCCCTGACGCCGCTCGCCGCGGTCGCGCTGCACCGCTACCTGGAGCGGCCCGCGCCGGACACCGGCCTGGTGCTGGTGCTGGCCGCGGTGGGCCTGCTGTGCGTCCACTCGTCGACGTTGTTCGGCGGCATCCTGTTCGCCGGGCCGCTGCTGGTGCAGCGCTGGCTGACGGGCGAGCCGTCGCGGTGGCGGCGGCTCGGCCGCGACCTGCTCGCGCTGCTGCCGATCGCGGTCGCGTCGCTGGTGGTGGCGTGGCTGCAACTGTCCGGCGCGCTGGGCCTGGCGACGGGCGCGGTGCCGTACTACGGCTGGCCGAGCGAGTACCGCGCCTCGACGGCGCTGGGAGCGTTGCTGGGGTTCCAGCACTTCGAGCCGCACCCGCAGGTGTGGCTGTCGGTGGCGTTGTTCCTGGGCATCGTGTTCTTCGCGCGGGCCGGCGCGCTGCGCTGGATCGGTCTGACGGCGGCGGTGACCGGCCTGGCGTACATCGCGGTGGCGTCGTCGAACGCCCCGCTCGTGATGGCGCTGTCGCGGCCGTGGTGGGACGACCCGTACCGCTTCTTCTCGATGGCGGCGATCCCGCTGTCCGTCCTGGCCGCGCACGGCCTGGCGTCGACGCAGGCCTGGCTGCGCGACCGGCTCCCGGCCCGGATCCCCGCGGCCGCCGTCGCGGCGGTGGTGCTGCTGGGGTTCGTGCTGCTGTCGAACGGCCTGTACGTCCGCTCCAACGGCGACCGCGTGTACACCGGCTACCAGGCGGCGGACCCGGCGAAGCTGCGCACGACCCCCGGCGAGATCGCCGCTATGGGGGAGCTCGGCCGGCTCGCGCGCCCGGGCGAGTGGGCGATGAACGACCGTTTCGACGGAACGGCGTGGACTTATGCATTGTCGGGTATTCGCACGGTCGCCGGGCATTTCGACGAAACTTTGCCACCGAAGGACGCGCAGTTGCTGGCGGACCGCTTTCACGATTACCCGACCGACCCCGACGTGCGCGCCGCGGTCCGGCGGTTGAACATCCATTGGGTGATTCTGGGCAAACCGTCGACCGAACCCGGAAAGCCTTATCAGCCGGGGTTGCTCGGATTGGCGGGCGCGCCGTTCTTGCAGGAGGCTTTCCGCAACGCGGACGCGGTCATCTACCGGCTGGTGGCTTGA